One segment of Streptomyces sp. NBC_01454 DNA contains the following:
- a CDS encoding DUF6211 family protein codes for MLCDRHPDCPQPGDIAQLKRGNSLGADHTDTFVIVEDLPPTGRHLVLNLPAGHHCRADWAAAVPLDNIAALTRLEPTGSRSGRRHRTRRPPMSPPSTHDPEQETTCPARPAQRSTHERTCARPIISVSRRFRASGPTGRKTVTRTSRRPSTASCTGMARSGRRGTTSFSVSAPPRTPPTRRSSTETQKRWWARPRRRRCADSPTPPPSPTTSRTRLRVGPSRMTGTSSRPGIARSGSVGGCGSTSRTGRGAVTPAGGPRVAADWPTPTRGDERLALARQAIAANPGAKNAELIPQLQEQTEKAYSRPTWNLILKSARDHPEE; via the coding sequence ATGCTATGCGACCGACACCCCGACTGTCCCCAGCCCGGCGACATCGCCCAGCTCAAGAGGGGTAACAGCCTCGGTGCCGACCACACCGACACCTTCGTCATCGTCGAGGACCTCCCCCCGACCGGCCGGCACCTCGTACTCAACCTCCCCGCCGGCCACCACTGCCGCGCCGACTGGGCCGCCGCCGTTCCCCTGGACAACATAGCCGCCCTCACCCGACTCGAACCCACCGGCAGCCGCAGTGGGCGCCGGCACCGAACCAGACGACCTCCAATGAGCCCGCCGAGTACTCACGACCCCGAACAGGAGACGACGTGCCCCGCAAGACCAGCCCAACGCTCTACTCACGAGCGGACCTGCGCAAGGCCCATAATATCAGTGAGCCGACGCTTCAGAGCCTCTGGACCAACCGGGAGAAAAACGGTCACCCGGACGTCGCGGAGACCATCGACGGCGTCATGCACTGGGATGGCGAGGTCTGGGCGACGTGGCACCACGAGCTTCAGCGTCAGCGCGCCGCCGCGAACACCACCAACCCGCCGAAGCTCGACGGAGACCCAGAAGAGATGGTGGGCCCGGCCGAGGCGGCGAAGGTGTGCGGATTCTCCGACTCCGCCACCGTCTCCCACTACGTCAAGAACCCGCCTGAGGGTTGGCCCGAGCCGGATGACTGGGACGAGCTCCCGACCCGGGATCGCCCGAAGTGGAAGCGTTGGAGGCTGTGGCAGTACCTCGCGGACCGGAAGGGGCGCGGTCACGCCGGCGGGCGGCCCACGGGTCGCCGCGGACTGGCCTACCCCTACCAGGGGAGACGAGCGACTGGCCCTTGCGCGACAGGCCATCGCGGCAAACCCCGGCGCCAAGAACGCCGAACTGATCCCCCAGCTCCAGGAGCAGACGGAGAAGGCGTACTCCCGCCCGACGTGGAACCTGATCCTCAAGTCCGCCCGCGACCATCCCGAGGAGTGA
- a CDS encoding transposase translates to MGLSGKGSRLSRKRRNFTPEYREEAVKLVIETSRPVAQVARELGLVEGTLGNWVNAYRREHAGEEPPLTVNERARLREQERELRELRQKVAFLEKVAAYFAKDPR, encoded by the coding sequence ATGGGACTATCCGGAAAGGGAAGTCGGTTGTCGCGGAAACGCAGGAATTTCACTCCTGAGTATCGGGAAGAGGCCGTGAAGTTGGTGATCGAGACCTCGCGTCCGGTCGCCCAGGTCGCCCGGGAACTCGGACTTGTCGAAGGCACGCTCGGGAATTGGGTCAACGCCTACCGCCGTGAGCACGCGGGAGAGGAACCGCCCCTCACGGTGAATGAACGGGCCCGACTCCGCGAGCAGGAACGCGAACTGAGGGAACTGCGGCAGAAGGTCGCTTTCCTGGAAAAAGTCGCGGCGTACTTTGCCAAGGATCCTCGGTGA
- a CDS encoding IS3 family transposase, giving the protein MTVAGFIADQRTEHHVPHTVACRALGVSESWFYKWRRRPEQPTKREVRRATLAERITHFFNASGRTYGSPRITLDLWAEGWQVSQNTVAQIMADLSLQGRKPPRRRKNLTRQGKRKAARDLVLRRYDAIGPDLLWWGDMTELETGEGKLYLASVHDAFSRRVLGYAMGERHDASLVSASLQMAAATRGGSVGGVIFHSDRGAEYTSEAYDSLCGRPAGRLGVVQSMGRVGSALDNAAAESFHSSIKAEYIRRHRFATRAEARLKIATWIADFFNTRRRHSAAGGLAPAEFERIINQKRAEARSQARAA; this is encoded by the coding sequence GTGACGGTTGCGGGCTTCATCGCCGACCAGCGGACCGAGCACCACGTCCCGCACACGGTTGCCTGCCGGGCGCTCGGGGTGTCCGAGTCCTGGTTCTACAAATGGCGACGTCGCCCCGAGCAGCCGACGAAACGCGAGGTCAGACGAGCTACGCTGGCCGAGCGGATCACCCACTTCTTCAACGCGTCGGGCCGGACCTACGGCTCGCCGAGGATCACACTGGATCTGTGGGCCGAGGGTTGGCAGGTCTCGCAGAACACCGTCGCCCAGATCATGGCCGACCTCAGTCTGCAGGGCCGCAAGCCACCGCGCAGGCGCAAGAATCTGACTCGCCAGGGTAAGCGGAAAGCCGCCCGCGACCTGGTACTTCGCCGCTACGACGCCATCGGGCCCGACCTTCTGTGGTGGGGCGATATGACCGAGCTTGAGACCGGCGAGGGCAAGCTCTACCTCGCATCCGTCCACGATGCGTTCTCACGGCGGGTATTGGGCTACGCGATGGGCGAGCGGCACGATGCGTCGCTGGTCAGCGCATCGTTGCAGATGGCCGCCGCGACGCGGGGCGGGAGCGTGGGCGGCGTGATTTTTCATAGCGACAGGGGGGCGGAGTATACGAGTGAGGCGTACGACAGCCTCTGCGGCCGGCCGGCCGGCCGGCTGGGTGTGGTGCAGTCCATGGGGCGCGTGGGCTCGGCCCTGGACAACGCTGCCGCGGAATCGTTCCACTCGTCGATCAAGGCCGAGTACATTCGCCGGCACCGCTTCGCCACTCGCGCCGAGGCCCGACTGAAGATCGCCACCTGGATCGCGGACTTCTTCAACACGCGCCGCAGACACAGCGCCGCCGGAGGGTTGGCTCCGGCGGAGTTCGAACGAATCATCAACCAGAAGCGCGCAGAGGCCCGTTCACAAGCCCGAGCCGCATAG
- a CDS encoding IS110 family transposase gives MSRIWAGIDSGKGHHHGLALDTDGKTLLSRRVANDEPELLKLLGDVLDLADGRQVTWAIDMTGGEPALLLALLVNHGQEILYMPGRLVNRASDGYRGEGKTDARDAYVIADQARMRRDLRPIRPGDEAAIELKLLTGRRADLVEDRTRTVNRLRGTLLSMFPALERALDVTNTGPLKLLTGYQSPASIRRAGVTRLTKWLANRTVRNARSLAEAAVEAAERQHTAIPGEKTIAKLVHTLAGEVMTLNEQISEMDKLIEGRFREHELADIVQSVPGIGAVLGAEFLAAVGGSLDDFDSPDALAAFAGVAPAPRDSGKVSGNLHRPVAYHRRLQRVFYTSALVSVRCDPNSRKFYDRKRAEGKKHVQAVLALARRRVNVLWALIRDRRCYEVAPPVATAA, from the coding sequence ATGAGCCGGATATGGGCGGGGATCGACAGCGGCAAGGGCCACCACCACGGCCTCGCCTTGGACACCGACGGCAAAACACTGCTGTCGCGGCGGGTCGCCAACGACGAGCCCGAGCTGCTGAAACTGCTCGGTGACGTCCTCGACCTGGCCGACGGGCGTCAGGTCACCTGGGCCATCGACATGACCGGCGGAGAACCCGCACTGCTGCTGGCCCTGCTGGTCAACCACGGCCAGGAGATCCTGTACATGCCCGGCCGGCTGGTGAACCGGGCCTCCGACGGCTACCGCGGCGAGGGCAAGACCGACGCCCGCGACGCCTACGTGATCGCCGACCAGGCCAGGATGCGCCGCGACCTGCGGCCCATCCGCCCCGGCGACGAAGCCGCCATCGAGCTGAAGCTGCTGACCGGACGCCGCGCCGACCTGGTCGAGGACCGCACCCGCACCGTGAACCGCCTGCGCGGCACCCTGCTGAGCATGTTCCCCGCCCTGGAACGGGCCCTGGACGTGACCAACACCGGCCCGCTCAAGCTGCTGACGGGGTACCAGAGTCCGGCCTCGATCCGCCGCGCCGGGGTCACACGGCTGACCAAGTGGCTGGCCAACCGCACCGTCCGCAACGCAAGATCCCTGGCCGAAGCAGCCGTTGAGGCAGCAGAGCGGCAGCACACCGCCATCCCCGGGGAGAAGACCATAGCCAAGCTGGTCCACACCCTGGCCGGGGAGGTGATGACCCTCAACGAGCAGATCTCCGAGATGGACAAGCTCATCGAGGGCCGGTTTCGCGAGCACGAACTCGCCGACATAGTCCAGAGCGTCCCCGGCATCGGTGCCGTGCTGGGAGCGGAATTCCTCGCCGCTGTCGGCGGCAGCCTGGACGACTTCGACTCTCCGGACGCCCTGGCGGCCTTCGCCGGCGTTGCGCCCGCGCCTCGCGACTCGGGCAAGGTCAGCGGCAACCTCCACCGGCCGGTCGCCTACCACCGAAGACTCCAGCGCGTCTTCTACACCTCCGCGCTCGTCAGCGTCCGCTGCGACCCCAACTCGCGGAAGTTCTACGACCGCAAACGCGCCGAGGGAAAGAAGCACGTCCAAGCCGTGCTCGCCCTCGCCCGCCGCCGCGTCAACGTCCTGTGGGCCCTGATCCGTGACCGACGGTGCTACGAGGTCGCACCCCCAGTGGCTACAGCGGCTTGA
- a CDS encoding IS3 family transposase (programmed frameshift) yields the protein MGTSKYSPEFRADAVALYHSSPGGTYASVAKDLGVNHETLRTWVRDAEQAARPGAVEATAMEKENRQLRARVKELELEREILRRAAKYFGGGDQLVSSRFQFVEDHRGAFGVKRLCRILAVSRSGFYRWLAGASARASRARADAELAEHINRIHQESDGTYGVPRVTAELKEAGKPVNHKRVERVMRKFHIVGLHLRKKVRTTIPEPSATPVPDLLQRDFAAPVPNTKYVGDITYLPIGNGQFLYLATVLDLCSKRLTGWSIADHMRTSLVTDALRAAARARGGDGLRGAIFHSDNGAQYVSKEFAQVCSELGVTRSRGTVGTSADNAAAESLNATMKRETLQGRKRWNGASEARLAVFRWATRYNTRRRHSRLGQISPITYEQRSTTLATAA from the exons TTGGGGACGTCGAAGTACTCGCCTGAGTTCCGGGCCGATGCCGTCGCGCTGTATCACTCGAGCCCGGGTGGGACGTACGCGTCGGTGGCCAAGGACCTGGGCGTCAACCACGAGACGCTCCGCACGTGGGTGCGGGATGCCGAGCAGGCCGCCCGGCCCGGGGCGGTGGAGGCCACCGCGATGGAGAAGGAGAACCGGCAGCTGAGGGCGCGGGTGAAGGAACTCGAGCTCGAGCGGGAGATCCTGCGGAGGGCCGCGAAGTATTTTG GCGGCGGAGACCAGTTGGTGAGCAGCCGCTTCCAGTTCGTCGAGGATCACCGTGGCGCCTTCGGCGTCAAGCGGCTGTGCCGGATACTCGCGGTCTCGCGTTCCGGCTTCTACCGGTGGCTGGCCGGCGCATCCGCGCGGGCCAGCCGGGCGAGGGCGGATGCCGAGCTCGCCGAGCACATCAACCGGATCCATCAGGAATCGGACGGCACCTATGGGGTTCCGCGCGTCACCGCCGAGCTGAAGGAGGCCGGGAAGCCGGTCAATCACAAGCGGGTCGAGCGCGTCATGCGCAAGTTCCACATCGTCGGGCTGCACCTGCGCAAGAAGGTCCGCACCACCATTCCCGAGCCGTCGGCGACACCGGTGCCGGACCTGCTCCAGCGGGACTTTGCTGCCCCGGTGCCGAACACCAAGTACGTGGGCGACATCACCTATCTCCCGATCGGCAACGGCCAATTCCTTTATCTGGCAACGGTGTTGGACCTGTGCTCGAAACGCCTGACGGGCTGGTCGATCGCCGACCACATGCGGACCTCGCTGGTCACCGACGCGCTCAGGGCCGCAGCGAGGGCCCGCGGCGGGGACGGCCTGCGCGGGGCGATATTTCACAGCGACAACGGGGCGCAATATGTGTCGAAGGAGTTCGCCCAGGTCTGCTCGGAGCTGGGCGTGACCAGATCGCGAGGCACGGTCGGCACAAGTGCGGACAACGCCGCCGCGGAGAGTCTGAACGCGACCATGAAGCGCGAAACGCTCCAGGGCCGCAAGCGGTGGAACGGGGCCAGTGAGGCCCGCCTCGCGGTCTTCCGCTGGGCGACCCGCTACAACACCCGCCGACGGCACTCCCGCCTCGGCCAGATCAGCCCGATCACCTACGAACAGCGATCAACTACGCTGGCCACCGCCGCATGA
- a CDS encoding thiopeptide-type bacteriocin biosynthesis protein gives MPPNPRTTEDLIVAVLAGMPLDQAAAQAPMEAAHLAEAIETYKAAGRAALEAQAGLRDWYQVRIQFTDWNGAERIAAARLAPHLQQAQDAGTIAEWWFLRKHPCWRLRCRPGPKATRTAMTAAVGAVLDTMAADGAVERWWESLYEPEELTFGGPAGMDIAHDLFHADSRGTLDYLRHTPRIPNQVTVGRRELSVLLCSTLFRGARQDDNEQADIWHRVVRERPLTTEPSPDKLNGMSPGLRRLISLDASPTGTLFAAEGPLAFATQWSEAFATTGRRLADAARDGTLERGLRDTLASHVIFHWNRLGLPATTQAVLARAARTTLLTTPDDGTAP, from the coding sequence CCGAACCCCCGCACCACAGAGGACCTCATCGTGGCCGTCCTCGCGGGAATGCCGCTGGATCAGGCAGCCGCCCAGGCCCCGATGGAAGCCGCCCACCTCGCCGAGGCCATCGAGACGTACAAGGCGGCTGGACGCGCCGCCCTCGAAGCACAAGCCGGCCTCCGCGACTGGTACCAGGTCCGAATCCAGTTCACCGACTGGAACGGCGCGGAACGGATCGCCGCCGCCCGCCTCGCCCCCCACCTGCAGCAAGCCCAGGATGCCGGGACGATCGCCGAGTGGTGGTTCCTGCGCAAGCACCCCTGCTGGAGGCTGCGGTGCCGCCCCGGCCCAAAGGCCACCAGAACCGCGATGACGGCCGCAGTCGGGGCCGTGCTGGACACCATGGCCGCCGACGGCGCCGTCGAACGCTGGTGGGAATCCCTCTACGAACCCGAAGAGCTCACCTTCGGCGGACCGGCGGGCATGGACATCGCCCATGACCTCTTCCACGCCGACAGTCGCGGCACCCTTGACTACCTACGTCACACCCCCAGAATTCCAAACCAAGTCACAGTCGGCCGACGGGAGTTGTCTGTCCTCTTGTGCAGCACTCTGTTCCGCGGCGCCCGCCAGGACGACAACGAGCAAGCCGACATCTGGCACCGCGTCGTACGCGAACGCCCCCTGACCACCGAACCCTCTCCGGACAAGCTGAACGGCATGAGCCCCGGCCTGCGACGACTCATCAGCCTGGATGCTTCGCCCACCGGCACCCTCTTCGCGGCCGAGGGCCCTCTCGCCTTCGCAACTCAGTGGTCCGAAGCCTTTGCCACCACCGGCAGGCGCCTTGCCGACGCCGCCCGCGACGGCACCCTCGAACGCGGACTCCGCGACACTCTCGCCAGCCACGTGATCTTCCACTGGAACCGCCTCGGCCTGCCCGCCACCACCCAGGCCGTACTTGCACGGGCCGCCCGGACCACCCTCCTCACCACTCCCGACGACGGCACGGCACCGTAA